Proteins encoded in a region of the Clostridia bacterium genome:
- a CDS encoding bifunctional fucokinase/L-fucose-1-P-guanylyltransferase has protein sequence MKNMTSLFLSQSYKDTWDDYNRSLTKAGFAGWDYVVLTASNQKQAEGFMMQIEDRQKNGMLPSETHFAVIPDPEGKRVGSGGATLGVLKYISEHAKTTDFKNLKILVIHSGGDSKRVPQYSALGKLFSPVPHTLPDGRASTLFDEFMICMSSVPSRIREGMLLLSGDVLLLFNPLQIDYSGVGAAAISFKEDVQTGKNHGVFLNGEDGNVRKFLHKQTVETLTEQGAVNERGAVDIDTGAVVFSADMLKALFGLIAEEGKFDAFVNETVRLSLYGDFLYPLASDSTLEQFYNEAPEGEFCAELKEARQKVWEALRPFRMKLLRLAPAKFIHFGTTREIMELMAEGVENYKDLGWSRQVNSSITKNAGGYNSVLSDEAEIGENCYLEVSYVHHDAKVGNNVVLSYIDIHDETVPDNVVLHGLKQKDGKFVARIYGVTDNPKENMFFGQSLEVFLEKNGLKETDIWGSDNHTLWMANLYPACDNIKDAVAAALNVYAMAQGKGDKEAWRKAERQSLSSGFNHADPKAIIDWNQRMHELVCMDGLVKLIKAKVPAEDAKKLLQADKLTCIQQEWLERRLAQADFSMAMRLYYYIGVALGGAEGEKFIAKCFKTIQEGILKGTLNNLKFNETCKIAKDKHTVKLPLRVNWGGGWSDTPPYCMENGGTVLNAAIFLNGEKPVEVTLIKIPEKKIVFDSRDMDVHGEFDTIEPLQQTGDPYDPFALQKAALLACGIIPKEGHNLEEILTRLGGGFEMHSEVTNVPKGSGLGTSSILSAACVKAVFEFMGIAFTEDMLYSHVLCMEQIMSTGGGWQDQVGGVTSGIKYITSRPALNQQLKVEHVEIDEQTKKELNERFALIYTGQRRLARNLLRDVVGRYVGNQPDSLYALNEIQRVAVLMRFELERGNVDEFAKLLNRHWELSQMVDAGSTNTLIDQIFASIEDLICGKLICGAGGGGFLQVILKKGVTKEAVHKRLKEVFQDNSIDVWGCSLEF, from the coding sequence ATGAAAAATATGACATCACTTTTCTTATCACAATCCTATAAAGATACCTGGGATGACTATAACCGCTCTTTGACCAAAGCCGGATTTGCCGGGTGGGATTATGTGGTGCTTACTGCATCCAACCAAAAGCAGGCAGAGGGGTTTATGATGCAAATTGAAGACAGACAGAAAAATGGTATGCTTCCGTCTGAAACTCATTTTGCGGTCATTCCCGACCCCGAAGGTAAACGTGTCGGCTCGGGCGGTGCAACTTTGGGCGTGTTGAAATATATTTCGGAACACGCAAAAACAACTGATTTTAAAAATCTGAAAATTCTGGTTATTCATAGTGGCGGTGACAGTAAGCGAGTACCACAGTATTCTGCGCTTGGAAAACTGTTTTCGCCTGTACCTCATACTTTGCCCGACGGCAGAGCATCTACTTTGTTTGATGAATTTATGATTTGTATGTCTTCTGTGCCTTCGCGCATCCGTGAAGGGATGTTGCTTTTGTCGGGCGATGTTTTGCTATTGTTTAATCCCCTGCAGATTGACTATTCCGGAGTAGGTGCTGCGGCAATTTCCTTTAAAGAAGATGTTCAAACCGGCAAAAACCACGGCGTATTTTTAAATGGTGAGGACGGCAATGTGCGTAAATTCCTGCACAAGCAAACGGTGGAAACTTTAACCGAACAAGGCGCGGTGAATGAACGCGGTGCGGTAGATATTGATACCGGTGCAGTTGTTTTCTCTGCCGATATGTTAAAAGCCCTTTTCGGACTTATTGCCGAAGAAGGTAAATTTGATGCTTTTGTAAACGAAACGGTTCGTCTTTCTTTGTATGGTGATTTCTTATATCCTTTGGCGAGCGACTCTACTTTGGAACAGTTTTATAATGAAGCACCCGAAGGTGAGTTTTGTGCAGAATTAAAAGAAGCAAGACAAAAGGTGTGGGAAGCTTTAAGACCTTTCCGCATGAAGCTTTTGCGTTTAGCACCTGCCAAGTTTATTCATTTCGGTACTACCCGTGAAATTATGGAGCTTATGGCAGAGGGCGTTGAAAATTACAAGGATTTGGGCTGGAGCAGACAGGTCAATAGCAGTATCACCAAAAATGCAGGTGGCTACAACAGCGTACTTTCGGATGAAGCGGAAATTGGCGAAAACTGCTATTTAGAGGTTTCGTATGTGCATCATGATGCGAAGGTGGGCAACAATGTGGTGCTGTCTTACATTGACATTCATGACGAAACGGTGCCTGATAATGTGGTTCTGCACGGCTTAAAGCAAAAGGATGGGAAATTTGTGGCACGCATTTACGGCGTGACCGATAATCCCAAAGAAAATATGTTCTTTGGACAGAGTTTAGAGGTGTTTTTAGAGAAAAACGGTTTAAAAGAAACCGATATCTGGGGGTCAGACAATCATACCCTATGGATGGCGAATTTATATCCTGCTTGCGACAACATTAAAGATGCGGTTGCAGCAGCACTTAACGTGTATGCTATGGCGCAGGGTAAGGGGGATAAAGAGGCATGGCGCAAGGCGGAAAGACAAAGCTTATCGTCAGGCTTTAACCATGCAGACCCCAAAGCCATTATTGACTGGAATCAGCGCATGCATGAGTTGGTTTGCATGGACGGTTTGGTCAAGCTTATCAAAGCAAAAGTGCCTGCGGAGGACGCGAAAAAACTGCTTCAGGCAGACAAATTAACCTGCATTCAGCAGGAATGGTTAGAGCGCAGACTGGCGCAGGCGGATTTCTCTATGGCGATGCGTCTTTACTATTACATCGGTGTAGCTTTAGGCGGTGCCGAGGGTGAAAAATTCATTGCCAAATGCTTTAAAACCATTCAGGAGGGCATTTTAAAAGGAACCCTGAATAATCTTAAATTTAATGAAACCTGTAAAATTGCAAAGGATAAGCACACCGTAAAACTGCCCTTAAGAGTCAACTGGGGCGGTGGCTGGAGCGATACGCCGCCTTACTGCATGGAAAACGGCGGTACAGTATTAAATGCGGCAATCTTCTTAAACGGCGAAAAGCCTGTGGAAGTGACTTTAATCAAGATTCCCGAAAAGAAAATTGTGTTTGACAGCCGGGACATGGATGTGCACGGAGAATTTGATACCATTGAGCCTTTACAGCAAACAGGTGACCCTTATGACCCCTTTGCGTTGCAAAAGGCGGCACTTCTGGCATGCGGTATCATTCCCAAAGAGGGACACAATTTAGAGGAGATTTTAACCCGTCTCGGTGGTGGGTTTGAAATGCATTCCGAGGTAACCAATGTACCCAAAGGCTCGGGACTTGGTACGTCCTCTATTCTGTCTGCTGCATGCGTGAAAGCTGTGTTTGAGTTTATGGGCATTGCGTTTACCGAGGATATGCTCTACAGCCATGTGCTTTGCATGGAACAGATTATGTCCACAGGCGGTGGCTGGCAGGATCAGGTGGGCGGTGTCACAAGCGGCATTAAATACATCACTTCCCGTCCTGCACTTAATCAGCAATTAAAGGTAGAGCATGTGGAAATTGATGAACAAACCAAAAAGGAATTAAACGAACGGTTTGCGTTAATCTATACGGGACAAAGACGACTTGCCAGAAACCTGCTTCGGGATGTGGTCGGCAGATATGTGGGCAATCAGCCCGATTCGCTGTATGCCTTAAACGAAATTCAGCGTGTGGCAGTGCTCATGCGATTTGAATTAGAACGTGGCAATGTGGACGAGTTTGCAAAGCTGTTAAACCGCCATTGGGAGCTTTCTCAAATGGTAGATGCAGGCTCTACAAATACCCTGATTGACCAGATTTTTGCATCCATAGAGGATTTAATTTGCGGTAAGCTCATCTGCGGTGCAGGCGGTGGCGGATTCTTACAGGTTATCTTAAAAAAAGGCGTGACCAAGGAAGCCGTACACAAACGATTAAAAGAAGTGTTCCAGGACAACAGCATTGATGTGTGGGGTTGTTCGTTGGAATTTTGA
- a CDS encoding Coenzyme F420 hydrogenase/dehydrogenase, beta subunit C-terminal domain produces MNIRLPENECVGCGVCAEGCPAQAIIMRENTEGFLYPEIVGTRCTQCGKCMRNCVALQKTVQTDIRESVYATVHKSPEVLQKSSSGGMFSALAMWIIGQGGTVFGAAFDEKGMLSHQAANNQNELAKLLGSKYVQSNLYDALPLLKEKADAGEKVLICGTPCQIGAVKAFLGARDNVYLVDFLCHGVGSPKVFDFYSRKIAKGRPEKIAFRDKRISWRAYSVRIQSAKVRYCKYHQDDLYMRGYLQNLFLRKSCYTCSAQDKMHASDITIGDFFDIAKYDATFADERGTGKAIVHTSKGEALLQAAKEDCRVKKIEHTAMEQHQNIAMHKERDAFFEGLSAENILKKLKKYTVSPPFKVWLYRKIKYRCK; encoded by the coding sequence ATGAATATCCGTTTGCCCGAAAATGAATGTGTCGGTTGCGGTGTATGTGCCGAAGGTTGTCCCGCACAGGCGATAATCATGCGAGAAAATACAGAGGGATTTTTATATCCGGAGATAGTCGGTACGCGATGTACACAATGCGGTAAATGTATGCGCAACTGCGTTGCCTTGCAAAAGACGGTACAGACGGACATTCGGGAAAGTGTGTACGCAACGGTACATAAATCCCCTGAAGTATTGCAAAAATCTTCTTCGGGCGGGATGTTTTCTGCTTTGGCGATGTGGATCATCGGGCAGGGCGGCACCGTGTTCGGTGCGGCATTTGATGAGAAAGGTATGCTTTCCCATCAGGCGGCAAATAACCAAAACGAGCTCGCAAAACTGCTTGGTTCCAAATATGTACAAAGCAATCTTTACGATGCATTACCGCTTCTGAAAGAAAAGGCGGATGCAGGCGAGAAAGTTCTGATTTGCGGAACACCTTGCCAGATTGGTGCAGTTAAAGCGTTTTTGGGTGCGCGTGACAATGTGTACCTTGTGGATTTTTTATGCCACGGTGTAGGCAGTCCGAAAGTTTTTGATTTTTACAGTCGGAAAATTGCCAAAGGGAGACCTGAAAAAATCGCGTTTCGGGATAAGCGTATTTCCTGGCGGGCGTACAGTGTACGCATTCAGTCGGCAAAAGTCAGATATTGCAAATATCATCAGGACGATTTGTATATGCGCGGGTATCTGCAGAATCTGTTTTTGCGTAAAAGTTGTTATACCTGCAGTGCGCAGGATAAAATGCACGCATCGGATATAACGATAGGTGATTTCTTTGATATTGCCAAATATGATGCGACTTTCGCGGATGAGAGAGGCACAGGAAAAGCCATTGTGCACACCTCGAAAGGTGAGGCATTGCTGCAAGCGGCAAAAGAAGATTGTCGTGTGAAAAAAATAGAACATACCGCCATGGAACAACATCAGAATATAGCAATGCACAAAGAGAGAGACGCCTTTTTTGAAGGATTAAGTGCGGAAAATATTTTGAAGAAATTGAAAAAATATACGGTGTCGCCGCCCTTTAAAGTGTGGTTATACCGAAAAATTAAGTATAGATGTAAATGA
- a CDS encoding polysaccharide pyruvyl transferase family protein, whose protein sequence is MKKRYYMYGHGGCNNHGCEAIVVSSVNMIGKEDNEFVLSSLEKAADDRFLPKGTIKEIYPDSYTKNKFLRKIYGAWRKFFKDEEIVARKTYPNFKKSIQKQPKDTVFMSIGGDNYCCETPAWLYYSNRLIDKAGFKRVLWGCSVDAAFLNDAMIADLDGYALITAREEETFNALSGKLKNAKVVRVSDPAFTIQKEDSKFEVEPNTVGINFSPIVTQGGKNADVLKSVQNLIEYILNDTEKNILFIPHVNFDGNSDYACMKPLFDQYVHTGRVKIIGTDYKYAQLRDIISKCEMLICARTHSSISAYAMCVPTLVIGYSIKSVGIARDLFGTEQGYVISMKDMHGKDELTQAYRALDDKKEEVRAHLQEIMPEYVENAYTAAKALKELL, encoded by the coding sequence GTGAAAAAAAGATATTATATGTACGGACATGGCGGATGTAATAACCATGGTTGTGAAGCCATTGTGGTGTCCAGCGTAAATATGATTGGCAAAGAGGATAACGAATTTGTGCTTTCCAGTCTGGAAAAGGCGGCGGATGATCGTTTTCTTCCAAAGGGAACAATAAAAGAAATTTATCCCGACAGTTATACAAAAAACAAGTTTTTGCGTAAAATTTACGGTGCTTGGCGTAAATTCTTTAAAGATGAAGAAATTGTGGCAAGAAAAACATATCCGAATTTTAAAAAGAGTATCCAAAAACAACCGAAGGATACAGTGTTCATGTCCATTGGCGGGGACAACTATTGTTGCGAAACGCCTGCATGGTTGTATTACAGTAACCGTTTGATTGACAAGGCCGGTTTTAAACGTGTCTTGTGGGGGTGCAGTGTGGATGCGGCATTTTTAAATGATGCCATGATTGCTGATTTGGACGGCTATGCACTGATTACCGCACGCGAAGAAGAAACCTTTAATGCGTTGTCCGGAAAATTGAAAAATGCAAAGGTGGTACGGGTGTCCGATCCCGCTTTTACCATTCAGAAGGAAGACAGTAAATTTGAGGTGGAACCCAATACGGTGGGCATCAATTTCAGTCCCATTGTTACGCAGGGCGGCAAAAATGCAGATGTACTTAAATCGGTGCAGAATCTGATTGAATACATTTTAAATGATACCGAAAAAAATATTTTGTTTATTCCACATGTAAATTTTGACGGAAACAGCGACTATGCTTGTATGAAACCACTGTTTGACCAATATGTACATACCGGACGTGTGAAAATAATCGGTACTGATTATAAATATGCACAGCTTCGGGATATCATTTCCAAATGTGAAATGTTAATTTGTGCAAGAACCCATTCTTCCATTTCGGCATACGCGATGTGTGTGCCTACATTGGTTATCGGGTACAGCATAAAATCTGTCGGCATTGCACGGGATTTGTTTGGCACCGAGCAAGGATATGTCATTTCCATGAAAGATATGCACGGCAAGGATGAACTTACACAGGCATACCGTGCGTTGGATGACAAAAAAGAGGAAGTTCGTGCACATTTGCAGGAAATTATGCCCGAATATGTTGAAAATGCATATACCGCCGCAAAGGCGTTGAAGGAATTATTATAA